A region of Silurus meridionalis isolate SWU-2019-XX chromosome 17, ASM1480568v1, whole genome shotgun sequence DNA encodes the following proteins:
- the nkx2.7 gene encoding NK2 transcription factor related 7, which produces MLASPVTSTPFSVKDILKLEQQHVFNQQGFSVSQEAQSLQFQCMHSALSRSLELLYSPDKPAFSPGEQIKCALGHDDFGSCGSPTEEERDHQSSNSGVCELEESSCVDGKPEASGAEDNRPKPRSRRKPRVLFSQTQVFELERRFKQQRYLSAPEREQLAAVLKLTSTQVKIWFQNRRYKCKRQRQDKSLELAGGHPLPPRRVAVPVLVRDGKPCLGGSHAAPYNVAVGTYPYNSYYNSYGNNPYACNISSMPSFSNSTQIPNHIMDMNLSMAGADGALGQQGPFQTALTGIRAW; this is translated from the exons ATGCTCGCCAGCCCGGTAACCTCGACGCCTTTTTCGGTTAAGGATATTTTAAAACTGGAACAACAGCATGTGTTCAACCAGCAGGGCTTTTCTGTGAGCCAGGAGGCGCAGTCTTTGCAGTTTCAGTGCATGCACAGTGCGCTCAGCCGGAGCCTGGAGCTGCTCTACAGCCCGGACAAACCCGCCTTCAGTCCCGGGGAGCAGATCAAATGCGCCCTCGGCCATGACGACTTCGGCTCTTGCGGCTCTCCGACAGAAGAGGAGAGAGATCATCAAAGCTCGAACTCAG GTGTATGTGAATTAGAGGAGTCGAGCTGCGTGGACGGAAAACCGGAAGCGTCTGGTGCAGAAGACAACAGACCGAAGCCACGCTCTCGCCGGAAACCGCGCGTGCTCTTCTCGCAGACTCAGGTGTTCGAGCTCGAGCGGCGTTTCAAGCAGCAGCGCTACCTGTCCGCGCCGGAGCGCGAGCAGCTCGCCGCCGTGCTCAAGCTCACCTCCACGCAGGTCAAGATCTGGTTCCAGAACAGGAGGTACAAGTGCAAGAGGCAGCGGCAGGATAAGAGCTTGGAGCTGGCCGGGGGTCACCCTCTGCCCCCGCGCAGGGTCGCCGTCCCGGTGCTCGTGCGTGATGGGAAGCCCTGCCTCGGCGGAAGCCACGCGGCGCCCTATAACGTCGCGGTGGGCACGTACCCGTACAACAGCTACTACAACAGTTATGGAAATAATCCATACGCCTGTAACATCAGCTCGATGCCATCGTTCAGCAACAGCACGCAAATTCCTAATCACATAATGGACATGAATCTCAGCATGGCAGGTGCTGATGGAGCTCTTGGACAGCAAGGACCGTTTCAGACCGCGTTAACCGGAATCCGAGCGTGGTGA
- the nkx3-1 gene encoding homeobox protein Nkx-3.1 encodes MASSNRPLTSFFIEDILSMREEKGDETIGSSAEGQSDSRCCKVRGESHDPLLIEEFSRSPASPDDSCTTERTSSPTDATADADEPSHAQTLAQKQKRSRAAFTHLQVLELEKQFSRQRYLSAPERAHLASALRLTETQVKIWFQNRRYKTKRRQQLDCCRKSGGNVVGGAAAAAVAAEEDFLRASLLATVYACYPSRPRVYDPHGLGAWRPTVW; translated from the exons ATGGCGTCCTCAAACAGGCCGCTGACGTCTTTCTTCATTGAAGACATCCTGTCTATGAGAGAGGAAAAGGGGGACGAGACGATCGGAAGTTCAGCTGAAGGCCAGAGCGACTCACGGTGTTGTAAAGTGAGAGGAGAATCCCACGACCCTCTCTTGATCGAGGAGTTCTCCCGGAGCCCTG cTTCGCCCGACGACTCGTGCACGACGGAAAGGACGAGCTCGCCGACAGACGCGACGGCCGACGCCGACGAGCCGAGCCACGCGCAGACTCTGGCGCAGAAGCAGAAGCGCTCGCGCGCCGCCTTCACGCACCTGCAAGTGCTCGAGCTGGAGAAGCAGTTCAGCCGCCAGCGCTACCTCTCCGCGCCCGAGCGCGCGCACCTGGCCTCCGCGCTGCGCCTCACCGAGACCCAGGTGAAGATCTGGTTCCAGAACCGGCGGTACAAAACCAAGCGGAGGCAGCAGCTGGACTGTTGCCGCAAGTCGGGAGGAAATGTCGTGGGGGGAGCAGCAGCCGCCGCAGTCGCGGCCGAGGAGGACTTTCTCAGAGCGTCGCTGCTCGCCACGGTGTACGCGTGCTACCCAAGTCGGCCGCGCGTGTACGATCCACACGGACTGGGCGCGTGGAGGCCCACTGTGTGGTGA